Proteins encoded within one genomic window of Anopheles gambiae chromosome 3, idAnoGambNW_F1_1, whole genome shotgun sequence:
- the LOC1275480 gene encoding ethanolaminephosphotransferase 1 isoform X2: protein MIGIKYLNDAHLKGFEKYKYNCVDTSILSVYVMHPFWNKVVLFCPRWIAPNLLTFTGFLLTVVNFFLIAYYDYDFRAATETPIPIPDWVWILAAINLFVAYTLDGIDGKQARRTGTSGPLGELFDHGLDSYSAVLIPIYMFTIFGAADLPPVRMFFITLNVFMNFYLPHVEKYLTGVMFLPWGYDFVMWGVSITLAITGIFGAEFWQIPVFGMKPCHIFELTLYISAVITSHPIIIYNVYKSYRDKTGKMRSFREAIRPLVPLSSLFILCTLWVLCSRNGIIDMEPRLYFVMCGTLFSNICCRLIVAQMSDTRADLWNGLLNLLCVVTLFSVLPYPSLGLPELSIEIERYLLYGLTVCVTIAHLHYGAGVVREMCHHFRIRCFKIPTSPLPQTTPPADDMEDIEL, encoded by the exons atgatcggGATTAAATACCTCAACGATGCCCACCTCAAGGGGTTCGAAAAGTACAAG TACAACTGCGTCGATACTAGTATTCTTAGTGTGTATGTTATGCACCCGTTCTGGAACAAGGTGGTCCTGTTTTGTCCCCGGTGGATAGCGCCCAATCTACTCACCTTCACCGGCTTTCTGCTGACCGTGGTAAACTTCTTCTTGATCGCGTACTACGATTACGATTTCCGCGCGGCCACAGAAACTCCCATACCCATACCGGACTGGGTATGGATACTGGCGGCAATCAATCTATTCGTAGCTTACACTTTAG ACGGTATCGATGGCAAACAGGCACGCAGAACCGGAACCAGCGGACCGCTGGGCGAACTGTTCGACCATGGTCTCGATTCCTACTCGGCCGTCCTCATACCGATCTACATGTTTACGATATTCGGTGCAGCCGATCTACCCCCAGTACGCATGTTCTTCATTACACTGAACGTGTTCATGAACTTTTACCTGCCGCATGTGGAGAAGTACCTTACCGGTGTAATGTTCCTGCCCTGGGGTTACGATTTTGTTATGTGG GGTGTTTCGATCACGCTAGCGATCACCGGTATTTTTGGTGCTGAGTTTTGGCAGATCCCGGTGTTCGGCATGAAACCGTGCCACATCTTCGAGCTGACACTGTACATTTCAGCCGTCATTACTAGTCATCCTATTATTATATATAATGTATACAA ATCTTATCGTGACAAAACGGGTAAAATGCGATCATTCAGGGAAGCAATTCGACCCCTCGTACCGCTCAGCAGCCTGTTCATACTCTGCACCCTGTGGGTACTGTGCTCCCGCAATGGTATTATCGACATGGAACCGAGGCTGTACTTTGTAATGTGTGGCACACTGTTCTCTAACATTTGT TGTCGGCTCATCGTAGCACAAATGTCGGACACCCGGGCCGATCTGTGGAACGGGCTGCTTAACTTGCTGTGCGTCGTTACACTCTTCTCCGTCCTGCCGTACCCATCGCTCGGGCTGCCCGAGCTGAGCATCGAGATCGAACGATACCTGCTGTACGGGCTGACCGTGTGCGTAACGATCGCGCACCTTCACTACGGTGCCGGGGTGGTGCGCGAAATGTGCCATCATTTCCGGATTCGCTGCTTCAAA ATACCAACCAGTCCGTTACCGCAGACGACACCGCCAGCGGACGATATGGAGGACATCGAGCTGTAA
- the LOC1275480 gene encoding ethanolaminephosphotransferase 1 isoform X3, with protein sequence MIGIKYLNDAHLKGFEKYKYNCVDTSILSVYVMHPFWNKVVLFCPRWIAPNLLTFTGFLLTVVNFFLIAYYDYDFRAATETPIPIPDWVWILAAINLFVAYTLDGIDGKQARRTGTSGPLGELFDHGLDSYSAVLIPIYMFTIFGAADLPPVRMFFITLNVFMNFYLPHVEKYLTGVMFLPWGYDFVMWGVSITLAITGIFGAEFWQIPVFGMKPCHIFELTLYISAVITSHPIIIYNVYKSYRDKTGKMRSFREAIRPLVPLSSLFILCTLWVLCSRNGIIDMEPRLYFVMCGTLFSNICCRLIVAQMSDTRADLWNGLLNLLCVVTLFSVLPYPSLGLPELSIEIERYLLYGLTVCVTIAHLHYGAGVVREMCHHFRIRCFKIAPHDKPLLSY encoded by the exons atgatcggGATTAAATACCTCAACGATGCCCACCTCAAGGGGTTCGAAAAGTACAAG TACAACTGCGTCGATACTAGTATTCTTAGTGTGTATGTTATGCACCCGTTCTGGAACAAGGTGGTCCTGTTTTGTCCCCGGTGGATAGCGCCCAATCTACTCACCTTCACCGGCTTTCTGCTGACCGTGGTAAACTTCTTCTTGATCGCGTACTACGATTACGATTTCCGCGCGGCCACAGAAACTCCCATACCCATACCGGACTGGGTATGGATACTGGCGGCAATCAATCTATTCGTAGCTTACACTTTAG ACGGTATCGATGGCAAACAGGCACGCAGAACCGGAACCAGCGGACCGCTGGGCGAACTGTTCGACCATGGTCTCGATTCCTACTCGGCCGTCCTCATACCGATCTACATGTTTACGATATTCGGTGCAGCCGATCTACCCCCAGTACGCATGTTCTTCATTACACTGAACGTGTTCATGAACTTTTACCTGCCGCATGTGGAGAAGTACCTTACCGGTGTAATGTTCCTGCCCTGGGGTTACGATTTTGTTATGTGG GGTGTTTCGATCACGCTAGCGATCACCGGTATTTTTGGTGCTGAGTTTTGGCAGATCCCGGTGTTCGGCATGAAACCGTGCCACATCTTCGAGCTGACACTGTACATTTCAGCCGTCATTACTAGTCATCCTATTATTATATATAATGTATACAA ATCTTATCGTGACAAAACGGGTAAAATGCGATCATTCAGGGAAGCAATTCGACCCCTCGTACCGCTCAGCAGCCTGTTCATACTCTGCACCCTGTGGGTACTGTGCTCCCGCAATGGTATTATCGACATGGAACCGAGGCTGTACTTTGTAATGTGTGGCACACTGTTCTCTAACATTTGT TGTCGGCTCATCGTAGCACAAATGTCGGACACCCGGGCCGATCTGTGGAACGGGCTGCTTAACTTGCTGTGCGTCGTTACACTCTTCTCCGTCCTGCCGTACCCATCGCTCGGGCTGCCCGAGCTGAGCATCGAGATCGAACGATACCTGCTGTACGGGCTGACCGTGTGCGTAACGATCGCGCACCTTCACTACGGTGCCGGGGTGGTGCGCGAAATGTGCCATCATTTCCGGATTCGCTGCTTCAAA ATAGCGCCGCACGATAAGCCTTTGCTAAGCTACTAA
- the LOC1275480 gene encoding ethanolaminephosphotransferase 1 isoform X1 — protein MIGIKYLNDAHLKGFEKYKYNCVDTSILSVYVMHPFWNKVVLFCPRWIAPNLLTFTGFLLTVVNFFLIAYYDYDFRAATETPIPIPDWVWILAAINLFVAYTLDGIDGKQARRTGTSGPLGELFDHGLDSYSAVLIPIYMFTIFGAADLPPVRMFFITLNVFMNFYLPHVEKYLTGVMFLPWGYDFVMWGVSITLAITGIFGAEFWQIPVFGMKPCHIFELTLYISAVITSHPIIIYNVYKSYRDKTGKMRSFREAIRPLVPLSSLFILCTLWVLCSRNGIIDMEPRLYFVMCGTLFSNICCRLIVAQMSDTRADLWNGLLNLLCVVTLFSVLPYPSLGLPELSIEIERYLLYGLTVCVTIAHLHYGAGVVREMCHHFRIRCFKVRSDASSKRTATTTNNLDVNRNGSHPNKHHLNQRQRKAE, from the exons atgatcggGATTAAATACCTCAACGATGCCCACCTCAAGGGGTTCGAAAAGTACAAG TACAACTGCGTCGATACTAGTATTCTTAGTGTGTATGTTATGCACCCGTTCTGGAACAAGGTGGTCCTGTTTTGTCCCCGGTGGATAGCGCCCAATCTACTCACCTTCACCGGCTTTCTGCTGACCGTGGTAAACTTCTTCTTGATCGCGTACTACGATTACGATTTCCGCGCGGCCACAGAAACTCCCATACCCATACCGGACTGGGTATGGATACTGGCGGCAATCAATCTATTCGTAGCTTACACTTTAG ACGGTATCGATGGCAAACAGGCACGCAGAACCGGAACCAGCGGACCGCTGGGCGAACTGTTCGACCATGGTCTCGATTCCTACTCGGCCGTCCTCATACCGATCTACATGTTTACGATATTCGGTGCAGCCGATCTACCCCCAGTACGCATGTTCTTCATTACACTGAACGTGTTCATGAACTTTTACCTGCCGCATGTGGAGAAGTACCTTACCGGTGTAATGTTCCTGCCCTGGGGTTACGATTTTGTTATGTGG GGTGTTTCGATCACGCTAGCGATCACCGGTATTTTTGGTGCTGAGTTTTGGCAGATCCCGGTGTTCGGCATGAAACCGTGCCACATCTTCGAGCTGACACTGTACATTTCAGCCGTCATTACTAGTCATCCTATTATTATATATAATGTATACAA ATCTTATCGTGACAAAACGGGTAAAATGCGATCATTCAGGGAAGCAATTCGACCCCTCGTACCGCTCAGCAGCCTGTTCATACTCTGCACCCTGTGGGTACTGTGCTCCCGCAATGGTATTATCGACATGGAACCGAGGCTGTACTTTGTAATGTGTGGCACACTGTTCTCTAACATTTGT TGTCGGCTCATCGTAGCACAAATGTCGGACACCCGGGCCGATCTGTGGAACGGGCTGCTTAACTTGCTGTGCGTCGTTACACTCTTCTCCGTCCTGCCGTACCCATCGCTCGGGCTGCCCGAGCTGAGCATCGAGATCGAACGATACCTGCTGTACGGGCTGACCGTGTGCGTAACGATCGCGCACCTTCACTACGGTGCCGGGGTGGTGCGCGAAATGTGCCATCATTTCCGGATTCGCTGCTTCAAAGTAAGATCGGATGCAAGTAGTAAGCGTACCGCGACCACCACTAATAACCTAGACGTTAACCGTAACGGTAGCCATCCTAACAAGCATCATCTTAACCAACGCCAGAGAAAAGCTGAGTAG